The Apium graveolens cultivar Ventura unplaced genomic scaffold, ASM990537v1 ctg2466, whole genome shotgun sequence genome contains a region encoding:
- the LOC141700519 gene encoding uncharacterized protein LOC141700519, with protein METPPFLASRLHKTEPKLLLLPQDFLYAKWFRTLVLFNFSIFAYSREDCDKESDNFKRFVADAEQALFEGSECTKLESVLKLHNWKARFGVSDKAFTDLLQSIGSILPKDNLLPSNMYEAKKTLTDLGFEYIKFHACPNDCVLYRGPILESSSECPKCHLSRWKVGKYGQVRVNVPAKVMWYFPIIPRFKRMFKSSSIAELMSWHTNNRSKDGKMHHPSDSPSWRNVDCRWPEFGSEARNIRLGLATDGPQEPGNDIDVYLQPLIDDLKKLWEEDVMYIEKNVCDNIIGTLLHMKFKSKDSLASCLDLVDMGIRPNLAPESYVRNRFYPEGCIAEGYLKEESIEFCSEFYSGSSRTAGLPKDEEKISGPIGGVTMKSVAEKKRDEAHLSVLRNNSEVEPYVMLHKKYLEEIYQGKKKSTYSGYWESTIDNLPIGLNKKLVSTEMRENAEAVSETIRWLAGKPSFSVLTYESYAVEGVRYHTKDRDNARVVQNSGVSLVARTVQVSSANDMNPIETSDKGVKSDDLDFTLVNFNRPGHKKDKYVSIDQVNQVFYIEDPVDANWSVVFSATTRDYHDVYNEDAPEYTSWNPPPFCSNIPTCDPANIDDASVCNRRENVEGIWVKKL; from the exons ATGGAGACTCCACCTTTTTTGGCTTCCCGCCTTCACAAAACCGAACCTAAGTTGTTGTTGTTACCCCAAGACTTCCTCTACGCTAAGTGGTTCAG GACATTAGTGCTGTTTAATTTTTCGATCTTCG CCTATAGTAGGGAAGATTGTGATAAAGAGTCAGATAACTTTAAGAGGTTTGTTGCCGATGCAGAACAAGCTCTGTTTGAGGGAAGTGAGTGTACTAAACTGGAGTCGGTCTTAAAATTACATAATTGGAAGGCTAGGTTTGGAGTTTCCGATAAAGCTTTTACTGATCTGCTTCAATCAATTGGATCAATTCTTCCTAAAGATAATTTGCTTCCGTCTAATATGTATGAAGCCAAGAAAACCTTGACTGATTTAGGCTTCGAGTATATTAAATTCCACGCTTGTCCAAATGACTGTGTATTATACAGGGGTCCAATTCTCGAGTCTTCTTCCGAGTGTCCCAAATGCCATCTCTCTCGCTGGAAAGTTGGCAAATATGGTCAAGTTAGGGTAAATGTGCCAGCTAAGGTTATGTGGTATTTTCCGATAATCCCCAGATTTAAAAGAATGTTTAAATCTTCATCTATTGCTGAATTAATGAGTTGGCATACAAATAATCGATCCAAAGATGGAAAGATGCATCACCCCTCTGAttctccttcttggagaaatGTAGATTGTAGGTGGCCTGAGTTTGGTAGCGAGGCAAGAAATATACGTTTAGGATTAGCGACCGATG GCCCACAAGAGCCTGGTAATGATATTGACGTATATCTCCAGCCACTGATCGACGATTTAAAAAAATTGTGGGAGGAAG ATGTCATGTACATCGAAAAGAACGTGTGTGATAATATAATTGGGACACTTCTGCACATGAAATTCAAGAGTAAAGACAGCCTTGCCTCGTGTCTTGATTTGGTTGACATGGGAATACGGCCTAATTTAGCTCCAGAA AGTTATGTAAGAAACCGATTCTATCCAGAAGGTTGTATAGCTGAAGGTTACCTCAAAGAAGAGTCAATAGAATTTTGCAGTGAGTTCTATAGCGGGAGTAGTAGAACAGCCGGTCTTCCGAAAGATGAAGAAAAAATTTCTGGTCCAATCGGTGGTGTGACTATGAAGTCAGTTGCGGAAAAAAAACGAGATGAGGCTCATCTTTCAGTTCTTCGTAATAATTCAGAAGTGGAACCATATGTTAT GTTGCATAAAAAATATTTGGAAGAGATTTATCAAGGGAAAAAGAAGAGTACGTACAGTGGCTATTGGGAGAGCACAATCGACAATTTGCCGATTGGTTTGAACAAAAAGTTG GTCAGTACAGAAATGAGGGAGAATGCGGAAGCCGTATCTGAAACTATAAGATGGTTGGCTGGGAAACCTTCATTTTCAGTTTTGACTTACGAAAGTTATGCTGTTGAAGGGGTCCGATACCACACAAAGGATCGAGATAATGCAAGGGTAGTTCAGAATAGTGGTGTGTCATTAGTTGCGAGGACAGTCCAAGTCTCTAGTGCTAATGACATGAATCCTATAGAGA CAAGTGACAAAGGGGTCAAGTCCGATGATCTTGATTTCACCCTTGTCAACTTCAATCGACCAGGTCATAAAAAGGACAAATATGTCTCTATTGACCAAGTCAACCAAGTATTTTATATTGAGGATCCAGTTGATGCTAATTGGTCCGTTGTGTTTTCGGCGACAACTCGAGATTATCATGATGTTTACAATGAAGATGCTCCTGAATACACCTCCTGGAACCCTCCCCCATTCTGTTCTAATATCCCTACATGTGACCCTGCTAATATTGATGATGCAAGTGTTTGTAATAGAAGAGAAAATGTTGAGGGTATATGGGTCAAAAAGTTATAG